One Firmicutes bacterium CAG:345 genomic region harbors:
- a CDS encoding putative uncharacterized protein (product inferred by homology to UniProt): protein MENNNIDLIEQIRTIVAPLAKKPESILIRRLDKPEDLEKREQHYVIVCENDDLGRLIGRHGINSSSARTLINVIARKYKKRVHLSFESFGEEE, encoded by the coding sequence ATGGAAAATAATAATATTGATCTCATCGAACAGATCCGCACCATCGTAGCACCTCTCGCAAAGAAACCAGAAAGTATTTTAATTAGAAGACTTGATAAGCCTGAAGATCTTGAAAAACGCGAACAGCATTATGTCATTGTTTGTGAAAACGATGATTTAGGTCGCTTAATCGGACGTCATGGAATTAATTCTAGTTCTGCAAGAACTCTTATCAATGTTATTGCAAGAAAATACAAAAAGAGAGTTCATCTTTCTTTCGAATCGTTTGGAGAAGAAGAATAA
- a CDS encoding 4-diphosphocytidyl-2-C-methyl-D-erythritol kinase (product inferred by homology to UniProt), whose amino-acid sequence MIIKAQAKLNLAIDLIGKRNDGYHDIDMISIPLELHDCLEIDEISFGNETFITADDVSLVCDKSNTVHKAFNIMKERYDIKKPYRIQIYKNIPTQAGLAGGSADAACLINGLNYSKKLNVSKEELAKIGLEIGADVPYCIYNVPARVQGIGDKIIPIKGEYNFFVLIVKPQEGLKTAEVYQKSDDIEIEYHPDIEGLSKLLTQNPTIDQIAPYLYNGLRPAAENLCPEIITILDNMKKIGLCACEMSGSGSACFALTQNEKELDKAYKYFQKLGYTAIKTIATNHPHTSKDFFKRLFHINKYEI is encoded by the coding sequence ATGATTATAAAAGCTCAAGCAAAATTAAATTTAGCAATTGATTTAATAGGAAAACGAAATGATGGATATCATGATATTGATATGATTTCCATACCTTTAGAACTTCATGATTGCTTAGAAATAGATGAAATTTCTTTTGGAAATGAAACATTCATCACAGCTGACGATGTTAGTTTAGTTTGTGACAAATCAAATACTGTTCATAAAGCATTCAATATCATGAAAGAAAGATATGATATAAAAAAACCTTATCGTATTCAAATATATAAAAATATTCCTACTCAGGCTGGTTTAGCAGGAGGAAGCGCTGATGCAGCTTGCTTAATAAATGGACTTAATTATTCAAAAAAATTAAATGTTTCTAAAGAAGAACTAGCAAAAATAGGATTAGAAATTGGAGCCGATGTTCCATATTGCATTTACAACGTACCTGCAAGAGTTCAAGGTATTGGTGATAAAATAATTCCAATAAAAGGAGAATATAACTTTTTTGTATTAATAGTAAAACCTCAAGAAGGATTAAAAACTGCTGAAGTTTATCAAAAAAGTGATGACATTGAAATTGAATATCATCCAGATATCGAAGGATTGTCTAAATTATTAACACAAAATCCAACCATAGATCAAATAGCTCCATATTTATATAATGGTTTAAGACCTGCAGCTGAAAACTTATGTCCAGAAATTATAACAATTTTGGATAATATGAAAAAAATAGGTCTTTGTGCATGTGAAATGTCAGGTTCAGGCTCTGCATGTTTTGCTTTAACGCAAAATGAAAAAGAATTGGACAAAGCATATAAATATTTTCAAAAATTAGGTTATACCGCAATAAAAACTATTGCAACAAACCATCCTCATACTTCTAAAGACTTTTTTAAACGTTTATTTCATATTAATAAATATGAAATATAA
- a CDS encoding ribosome maturation factor RimM (product inferred by homology to UniProt), protein MAIKRIGTVVNTIGIKGDLKVVSHTDSIDKRFKKGNTILIDNSEFIIENYNNKGNIIVVHLKGMNDINEVSILKGKEIYQDVILEKGYFFLDDVNGFDVVSVNDNKIFGKISDYREINDMIYFVVGKYLLPYLKEIYVDKIDFQERRIYITDLAKGIFE, encoded by the coding sequence ATGGCAATTAAAAGAATAGGGACAGTAGTAAATACAATAGGAATAAAAGGTGATTTAAAAGTTGTAAGTCATACTGATTCAATTGATAAACGTTTCAAAAAAGGAAATACAATTTTAATTGATAATAGTGAATTTATTATCGAAAATTATAATAATAAAGGAAATATAATAGTAGTTCACTTGAAAGGAATGAACGATATTAATGAAGTTAGTATTTTAAAAGGTAAAGAAATTTATCAAGATGTTATTTTAGAAAAAGGATATTTCTTTTTAGATGATGTTAATGGTTTTGATGTTGTCAGTGTTAATGATAACAAAATATTTGGAAAGATATCTGATTATCGAGAGATTAACGATATGATTTATTTTGTTGTTGGAAAATATTTATTACCTTATTTAAAAGAAATTTATGTTGATAAAATTGATTTTCAAGAAAGAAGAATTTATATTACTGATCTTGCCAAAGGTATTTTTGAATGA
- a CDS encoding tRNA (guanine-N(1)-)-methyltransferase (product inferred by homology to UniProt) → MRITILTLFPEFFDSFKTNSIIGRAISREKVELNFVNIRDFSLDKTHRVDDRPIGGGAGLVMRLEPLLGALNSVKTASSHVILLTPSGKQFKQKKAQELAKMEDVILVCGHYEGVDRRFEDYVDECLSIGDFVLTGGEIGAMAIADSIIRLLDGVISPDSILEESFSNPNFLEYPQYTFPVVYDGKEVPDILLTGNHQAVSRFRQKEAIKRTLENRPDLLENYQWSKKELVLLDEIKNNSLSKLEKNALEKGKKFIKK, encoded by the coding sequence ATGAGAATAACAATTTTAACTCTTTTTCCAGAATTCTTTGATTCTTTTAAGACAAATTCAATAATAGGAAGAGCAATTTCTCGTGAAAAGGTAGAATTGAATTTTGTTAATATACGTGATTTTTCATTGGATAAAACTCATCGTGTCGATGATCGTCCAATCGGAGGTGGTGCTGGACTAGTAATGAGGTTAGAACCTTTATTAGGAGCGTTAAATTCTGTTAAAACAGCATCTTCTCATGTTATTTTATTGACGCCATCAGGTAAACAATTTAAACAAAAAAAAGCACAAGAATTAGCAAAAATGGAAGATGTAATTTTAGTATGTGGGCATTATGAAGGCGTAGATAGAAGATTTGAAGACTATGTTGATGAATGTTTATCTATTGGAGATTTTGTTTTGACTGGAGGTGAAATAGGTGCTATGGCTATAGCTGATAGCATTATTCGATTGTTGGATGGAGTAATATCTCCAGATTCTATTCTTGAAGAGTCATTTTCAAATCCTAATTTTTTAGAATATCCGCAATATACTTTTCCTGTAGTTTATGATGGTAAAGAAGTACCTGATATATTATTAACAGGTAATCATCAGGCTGTATCGAGATTCCGTCAAAAAGAAGCTATAAAAAGGACATTAGAAAATCGACCTGATTTATTGGAAAATTATCAATGGTCCAAAAAAGAATTAGTTCTTTTAGATGAAATTAAAAACAATTCATTGAGTAAATTGGAAAAAAACGCATTAGAAAAAGGGAAAAAATTCATAAAAAAATAA
- a CDS encoding bifunctional protein GlmU (product inferred by homology to UniProt), whose protein sequence is MKYNYAIFILAGGKGSRLKSKIIKPLYPICFEPAIFYVLDSLKYLNAKKYIIGCSDIEEPLKKDFPEISFIKQKDNGYGTSWALLSAENEIKKYEEVIILQSDDILINQKFMSKFSQKINSKENYICYSKEIEQKGDGIITFFNHFVSFSSKSKKTNIGRYIFNVNDLLQALHKTPLHDEEYRLTDTILLLKNKIKTFFTKETFINMNTISDVKKAEDIIQQRINNNFIKNGVFIEFPNLTKISPLAQIDTGSRILGVCKIIKNTKIAENCVINNSNIMDSVISSNVNILFSFVEHAIIKTDVKIGPFVNIHSNCILQENSIIGNFTEIKNTIIGKKSKVKHLSYIGDSTIGDNVNIGCGTITANYDGKNKNHTEICDNVFIGCNSTIIAPVTINENSMIAAGSTITSNVPKNTLAFGRSRQLNLEGRIKNRG, encoded by the coding sequence ATGAAATATAATTATGCTATTTTTATTTTAGCTGGCGGTAAGGGATCTAGGTTAAAGAGTAAAATAATTAAACCTCTTTATCCTATTTGCTTTGAACCAGCTATTTTTTATGTCTTAGATTCTTTAAAATACTTAAACGCTAAAAAATATATTATTGGATGTTCAGACATAGAAGAGCCCTTGAAAAAAGATTTTCCTGAAATATCCTTTATCAAGCAAAAAGACAATGGCTATGGAACTTCTTGGGCTTTATTATCAGCTGAAAACGAAATTAAGAAATACGAAGAAGTCATTATTTTACAATCTGATGATATCCTTATAAATCAAAAGTTTATGTCAAAGTTCAGTCAAAAAATAAACTCAAAAGAAAACTATATTTGTTATAGTAAAGAAATTGAACAAAAAGGAGATGGTATAATCACTTTTTTTAATCATTTCGTATCATTTAGTTCTAAAAGTAAAAAAACAAATATTGGCCGCTATATTTTTAATGTAAATGATTTACTACAGGCACTACATAAAACACCCCTGCACGATGAAGAATATCGTTTAACTGATACAATTTTACTATTGAAAAATAAAATTAAAACTTTTTTTACAAAAGAAACATTTATAAATATGAATACCATTTCTGATGTAAAAAAAGCAGAAGATATAATTCAACAGAGAATAAATAATAATTTTATAAAAAATGGTGTATTTATTGAATTTCCTAATTTAACAAAAATAAGTCCTTTAGCTCAAATAGATACTGGTAGTAGAATTTTAGGTGTTTGTAAAATTATTAAAAATACAAAGATAGCAGAAAATTGTGTAATAAATAATTCAAATATAATGGATAGTGTTATTTCTAGTAACGTAAACATCTTATTTTCTTTTGTTGAACATGCTATAATTAAAACGGATGTCAAAATCGGCCCATTTGTTAATATACATTCTAATTGCATCTTACAAGAAAATTCAATAATAGGTAATTTCACCGAAATAAAAAACACTATTATTGGAAAAAAATCTAAAGTTAAGCATCTTTCTTATATCGGTGATTCTACAATTGGAGATAATGTAAATATCGGTTGTGGAACTATTACTGCAAACTATGATGGAAAAAACAAAAATCATACAGAAATTTGCGATAACGTTTTTATCGGATGTAATTCTACCATTATTGCTCCTGTTACCATCAATGAAAATTCAATGATAGCTGCAGGAAGTACAATAACCTCAAATGTTCCAAAGAATACCTTAGCATTCGGTCGAAGCAGACAACTAAATTTGGAAGGAAGAATAAAAAATAGAGGTTAA
- a CDS encoding putative uncharacterized protein (product inferred by homology to UniProt) produces MKSINLGNTKTFNSILHLAIPSMIAQLVNVLYNIVDRIFIGNMPNTGEIALIGVGVCAPITVFISSFAYLVGFGGAPLFSMSLGERNKINAQKILFTAFLMLTILSIIVVLIFYPLSKSLLYLFGASENSISYAHSYLKIYLSGTFFQIITLGLTQFIIAQGKSNLGMSVTLLGCILNIILDPIFIYVCNLGVNGAALATLISQFFSFCFVIFILLKITNIKLTFNKLDLKICKKIIQLGFSPFVIMSTDSVIFICLNTCIKNFGGDKADFYIEIATIVQAYFSLITGPLLGISTGTQPLLAYNYGAKNIELIKKAEKQLIIFALIFCSICFGLSFFTGKPFAKLFISLASSNPNNEVIDCAGKVISIYMYGIIPLAFQYVCVDGLTGLGQAKYSIWLSLNRKLVLMLPLTILLPLLTKNAFNVFYAEMIADIISSFVSLICFLIIFPKIINKRKNETKSVLE; encoded by the coding sequence ATGAAATCAATTAATTTAGGAAATACTAAAACATTTAATTCAATTTTACATCTAGCCATTCCTTCTATGATTGCTCAATTAGTTAATGTTTTATATAACATTGTAGACAGGATTTTCATTGGCAATATGCCTAACACTGGAGAAATTGCGCTAATAGGTGTTGGAGTATGTGCACCAATTACAGTATTCATCTCTTCATTCGCTTATTTGGTTGGATTCGGTGGTGCACCATTATTTTCTATGTCTCTTGGGGAAAGAAATAAAATTAATGCCCAAAAAATTCTATTTACTGCTTTTTTAATGCTTACAATTTTATCTATTATTGTAGTTTTAATTTTTTATCCGTTGAGCAAATCCTTATTGTATCTATTTGGTGCAAGTGAAAACAGCATTTCATATGCCCATTCTTATTTAAAAATTTACTTAAGTGGAACTTTTTTTCAAATTATTACTTTAGGTTTAACACAATTTATAATAGCTCAAGGAAAATCTAATCTTGGTATGAGCGTTACTCTATTAGGATGTATTTTAAATATAATCTTAGACCCTATCTTTATCTATGTTTGCAATTTAGGAGTTAATGGCGCTGCTCTTGCAACTTTAATTTCTCAATTTTTCTCTTTTTGTTTCGTTATATTCATTTTATTAAAAATTACAAATATAAAACTAACATTTAATAAATTAGACCTAAAAATATGCAAAAAAATAATTCAATTAGGCTTCTCTCCTTTCGTAATTATGAGCACTGATTCAGTTATATTCATTTGTTTAAATACTTGCATAAAAAATTTTGGTGGAGATAAAGCTGACTTTTATATTGAAATTGCAACCATTGTTCAAGCATATTTCTCTTTAATAACAGGTCCTCTTCTAGGTATTTCAACTGGCACTCAACCATTATTAGCCTATAATTACGGAGCCAAAAATATTGAATTAATAAAAAAAGCAGAAAAACAATTAATAATTTTTGCTCTAATTTTTTGTTCTATTTGTTTCGGCCTATCTTTTTTCACAGGTAAACCTTTTGCAAAATTATTTATCTCTTTAGCTTCTTCAAATCCTAATAATGAAGTAATAGATTGTGCAGGAAAAGTAATAAGTATTTATATGTATGGTATTATTCCTTTAGCTTTTCAATATGTCTGTGTTGATGGTTTAACTGGACTTGGCCAAGCAAAATATTCAATTTGGCTTTCTTTAAATCGAAAACTAGTTTTGATGCTTCCATTAACTATTCTTTTACCATTACTGACGAAAAACGCTTTTAATGTTTTTTATGCAGAAATGATAGCTGATATTATCTCAAGTTTTGTATCACTGATCTGTTTTTTAATCATTTTTCCAAAAATTATTAATAAAAGAAAAAATGAAACCAAGAGTGTTTTAGAATAA
- a CDS encoding 30S ribosomal protein S16 (product inferred by homology to UniProt), with protein sequence MVKIRLARIGRHMDPSYRIVVADSRCPRDGRCIEQIGHYDPMLAPEKAVLNEEKTISWLLKGAVPSDSVKTILSKKGIYKAYLEKKASETAGK encoded by the coding sequence ATGGTTAAAATTAGATTAGCACGTATTGGTCGTCATATGGACCCATCTTATCGTATTGTTGTTGCTGATTCCCGTTGCCCACGCGATGGTCGTTGCATCGAACAAATTGGTCATTATGATCCAATGTTAGCACCAGAAAAAGCAGTTCTTAATGAAGAAAAAACAATTTCTTGGTTGCTTAAAGGCGCTGTTCCAAGTGATAGCGTTAAAACCATTCTTTCTAAGAAAGGTATTTATAAAGCTTATTTAGAAAAGAAAGCCTCTGAAACTGCTGGTAAATAG
- a CDS encoding ribose-phosphate pyrophosphokinase 1 (product inferred by homology to UniProt) has product MLKNCVLFTLSANQELGKKVAAALGMELSPVSVKRFPSGEIIAESIETVRGKNVYIIQSTCPPVNENLMELLIFVDSLKRSSAAEINVIIPYFGYARQDRKAKPRQPISARLVADLLKVSGVTRVVTVDLHAPQIQGFFSCLVDELATAPLYVATFLQDSHFNTKNLVTVSPDHGGVTRARKIADGLNTTLAIIDKRRNSRLEPEVMNIIGSVEGKDCLIVDDMIDTAGSACAAADALINAGAKSVKIIATHAVLSDPAFERLSKSKFNQIIVSDSIPLPERFKELNCKVISLAPMLAASIKKIQLGEPLSVVYDMYKVEDHD; this is encoded by the coding sequence ATGCTAAAAAACTGCGTCCTATTCACATTATCTGCAAATCAAGAACTCGGAAAAAAAGTTGCAGCCGCTTTAGGAATGGAATTATCTCCAGTTTCTGTTAAACGTTTCCCTTCAGGAGAAATTATCGCCGAATCTATTGAAACTGTTCGTGGAAAAAATGTTTATATCATTCAATCTACATGCCCACCAGTTAATGAAAATCTTATGGAGTTATTGATTTTTGTTGACTCATTAAAAAGATCTTCAGCAGCAGAAATAAATGTCATTATTCCTTATTTTGGATATGCACGTCAAGATAGAAAGGCTAAACCACGTCAACCAATATCTGCTAGATTAGTTGCAGATTTATTAAAAGTTAGTGGCGTTACTAGAGTTGTTACTGTAGATTTACACGCTCCACAAATTCAAGGATTCTTCTCTTGTTTAGTCGATGAATTAGCAACTGCTCCTTTATATGTTGCAACTTTCCTCCAAGATTCTCATTTCAATACAAAAAATTTAGTCACTGTATCTCCTGATCATGGTGGCGTTACTAGAGCAAGAAAAATTGCTGATGGATTAAACACTACTTTAGCTATTATTGATAAAAGAAGAAATAGTCGCTTAGAACCTGAAGTTATGAACATTATCGGTTCTGTTGAAGGAAAAGATTGTTTAATAGTCGACGACATGATCGACACAGCTGGTAGCGCTTGTGCTGCCGCTGATGCTTTAATTAATGCAGGAGCAAAATCAGTAAAAATAATTGCTACACATGCAGTTTTATCAGATCCAGCATTTGAACGTTTAAGCAAATCTAAATTTAACCAAATTATTGTTTCTGACTCAATTCCTCTTCCAGAAAGATTCAAAGAACTTAATTGCAAAGTAATATCTTTAGCACCTATGCTTGCAGCTTCAATTAAGAAGATTCAATTAGGTGAACCATTAAGTGTCGTTTATGACATGTATAAAGTAGAAGATCATGATTAA
- a CDS encoding hydrolase NUDIX family (product inferred by homology to UniProt): MKEEKSCGAVVVKIEKGKVFYLIEKMNVGHYSLPKGHVIDGETELETAKREIKEETNLDVIFYHGFREVVFYHPYEDVEKEVVFFMAETYDSKNMKPQTSEVTELLFLPYEEALNLLTYETDKRILQKAHIFNGNYGDEGVFH, encoded by the coding sequence ATGAAAGAAGAAAAAAGTTGCGGAGCAGTTGTTGTTAAAATTGAAAAAGGAAAAGTTTTTTATTTAATAGAAAAAATGAATGTAGGACATTATTCTCTTCCAAAAGGTCATGTTATTGATGGTGAAACAGAATTAGAAACAGCAAAAAGAGAAATCAAGGAAGAAACTAATTTAGATGTTATTTTTTATCATGGATTTAGAGAAGTAGTTTTTTACCATCCTTATGAAGATGTGGAAAAAGAAGTAGTATTTTTTATGGCTGAAACTTATGATAGTAAAAATATGAAACCACAGACATCGGAAGTTACGGAGTTATTATTTTTACCATATGAAGAAGCTTTGAACTTATTAACATATGAAACAGATAAAAGAATACTTCAAAAAGCTCATATATTTAATGGAAATTATGGCGATGAAGGAGTTTTTCATTAA